In Actinomadura citrea, a single window of DNA contains:
- a CDS encoding DUF5703 family protein, whose translation MAEYTYLVLSLPRGTTRDTARQIMTEHAEHGGWELDRLRLYPDGRRRIQLRRKVIRAVRTF comes from the coding sequence ATGGCGGAGTACACCTACCTCGTCCTGTCACTGCCGCGCGGTACCACCCGTGACACCGCCCGGCAGATCATGACCGAGCACGCGGAGCACGGCGGGTGGGAACTCGATCGCTTGCGCCTGTACCCGGACGGCCGCCGTCGTATTCAACTGCGCCGCAAGGTCATCCGCGCCGTCCGTACGTTCTGA